A genome region from Nitrospira sp. includes the following:
- a CDS encoding VIT1/CCC1 transporter family protein has product MPVTPHIEKHFTATATVRDIVIGMADGLTVPFALAAGLSGAVASSGLVVTAGLAEIAAGSVAMGLGGYLAAKTDLEHYASERLRELRETQHIPEREAEEVSEIFRGYGLRDDQIAPLIETLQANPTQWVDFMMRFELGLNEPDPTRARISAWTIALSYVVGGLIPLFPYMLFADIHTALWWSVAVTPVALFLFGYVKSGFTGVPPWRGGFQTVLVGGLAAAAAFGIARLLG; this is encoded by the coding sequence ATGCCTGTGACTCCCCACATTGAAAAACATTTCACCGCAACCGCGACCGTCCGCGATATCGTGATCGGCATGGCCGATGGATTGACCGTGCCGTTTGCACTTGCAGCGGGATTGTCCGGCGCAGTGGCCTCGTCTGGTTTGGTCGTCACGGCGGGCTTGGCTGAAATCGCGGCCGGTTCGGTTGCCATGGGATTGGGCGGGTATCTCGCGGCGAAGACGGATCTGGAACATTATGCGTCGGAACGTCTGCGGGAGTTGCGGGAGACGCAGCATATTCCGGAGCGGGAGGCCGAGGAAGTGTCCGAGATTTTTCGTGGCTACGGCTTGCGCGATGATCAGATCGCTCCCTTGATCGAGACACTGCAGGCCAATCCGACGCAGTGGGTCGATTTTATGATGCGGTTCGAGTTGGGGTTGAATGAACCGGATCCGACGCGCGCGCGGATCAGCGCCTGGACGATCGCGCTGTCCTATGTGGTCGGCGGGCTCATTCCACTGTTCCCCTACATGTTGTTCGCCGATATCCACACGGCGCTCTGGTGGTCGGTGGCGGTTACTCCCGTGGCGTTATTTCTGTTTGGCTACGTCAAGAGTGGGTTTACCGGCGTGCCGCCCTGGCGCGGCGGGTTCCAAACCGTGTTGGTCGGCGGCCTCGCCGCAGCGGCTGCCTTTGGCATCGCCCGGCTGCTGGGTTGA